The Juglans microcarpa x Juglans regia isolate MS1-56 chromosome 2D, Jm3101_v1.0, whole genome shotgun sequence DNA window CCATAAATCATCTCGCATATGCGATTCCTTAAGATCCATATTATCTATCAGCAAACAAAACTTATACCCAAGTGGGATAACTTTTTCCAAATGCTTCTCATGGCATTGGAAAACCATGAATTTAAGCTTCAATATCACTTACAGAAGAACAAGACTGGGTAGGAATTAGACTACAGCAATGACAGTATCCTCAAAGAAAGGATTATGAGTACTGACTCATAAAGCATGGCTGAAATCTTTGTTCACCATATTGTTGTCATCGGAATATTGCTCATCATCCAACATCTGGGTGGGTAGTTCATCCTCTCTTTTGTCTTCAATGACATCTTTAGCACTCAAGAAGCTTGGCTGATTCGTTGAAGACAGAAGCCTAGCCCACATTCTATCAGTAATCACAACATTGTTCTGTCTCTCAATAATCCTCTGCAGAGCAACCGCCCAACAAATAACCCAGTGTTAGAAGAAATaaaacacgaaaaaaaaaatcatcggaCACATTTTAAGCAGGGGGCAGACTCACATAGAATGGTATGTAAGCATGTCTTCCATTGACCGGCCCAACCGTAAATCCCGTATAACCTGCCATTGCTCCATGAACCGCACTATGAGCAAGAAGCGTGCAGTATACATTGTCAGAGGCATTGCTTGGAACAGCTCGAATCATATAAGTAGGATCTGCCAAACAAGCAATGGTAAATTACATTTAACCTATGCAAGTATAAGCAAAGCCAGCCAGGCCACCATTCATTAGAACGTATTACTAACCTATATATTTGAGGTTCATGACCATCTTAGTTTGATTGGAAAAATGATCCTGCACAAACAGTAATTACTAAGCACAGTGCCAACAAAAGCTTAGAACAAAAATTATTCATGACATTTAAGGCAAGACAATTTCACTTTGGCTCCCACACCTTAATTTTCTGTGATATCCACAGCCCAACATCCTGGAGAAGCTTGTTTCCAGAAGCATCCTGCTTACCCATAGACTGAATGCTCTCAGAAAGCAGGTCCTGTCCCGCGCCTTCAGCTATCACAAGAACCATGTGCCCATTTTCTCTGAGTCGTTTCTCTATGTATTCGAAAAGACCGCCTGGACCTTCAAGATAAAATGGTGACTCAGGAATCAAGCAACAGTCCACATCTCGGCTTGCAAGAGTAGCATACATTGCAATAAACCCTGCAACATAGCAATGTAAAATTAGGAGAGTCACGTGACAATGGAAAACCACTATGTAATTCGACCAATAAAGAGAACTACACACATAAAGTCCACCAAGGAAAGATAAACAATTGGTGAATCAAGTAAGAGAAAAACTAAGAATTGACCAAAG harbors:
- the LOC121251035 gene encoding ATP-dependent 6-phosphofructokinase 3-like isoform X2, with the translated sequence MHGKAIVIVVHKDSPRGTHFRRAGPRQKVYFEPDDVHACIVTCGGLCPGLNTVIREIVCGLYHMYGVKKVLGIDGGYRGFYARNTITLTPKVVNDIHKRGGTTLGTSRGGHDTNKIVDSIQDRGINQVYIIGGDGTQRGASVIFEEIRRRGLKVAVAGIPKTIDNDIPVIDRSFGFDTAVEEAQRAIHAAHVEAESVENGIGVVKLMGRYSGFIAMYATLASRDVDCCLIPESPFYLEGPGGLFEYIEKRLRENGHMVLVIAEGAGQDLLSESIQSMGKQDASGNKLLQDVGLWISQKIKDHFSNQTKMVMNLKYIDPTYMIRAVPSNASDNVYCTLLAHSAVHGAMAGYTGFTVGPVNGRHAYIPFYRIIERQNNVVITDRMWARLLSSTNQPSFLSAKDVIEDKREDELPTQMLDDEQYSDDNNMVNKDFSHAL